Proteins co-encoded in one Nothobranchius furzeri strain GRZ-AD chromosome 4, NfurGRZ-RIMD1, whole genome shotgun sequence genomic window:
- the cxcl12b gene encoding chemokine (C-X-C motif) ligand 12b (stromal cell-derived factor 1): MDLKLLPLMLLLAITTHVPSSDAKPISLVERCRCRSTLNTVPQRTIKELKFLHTPNCPFQVIAKLKSNREVCINPETKWLQQYLKNAINKVKKSKRRNNNKI, from the exons ATGGACCTGAAGCTGCTGCCACTGATGCTTCTGCTCGCCATCACCACACATGTCCCAAGCTCAGACG CCAAACCCATCAGTCTGGTTGAGCGGTGCCGGTGTCGCTCCACGCTCAACACCGTTCCTCAGCGCACCATCAAAGAGCTCAAGTTTCTGCACACACCTAACTGCCCGTTCCAAGTCAT TGCGAAGCTGAAGAGCAACAGAGAGGTCTGCATCAACCCGGAGACCAAGTGGCTGCAGCAGTACTTAAAGAATGCCATCAACAA GGTGAAAAAATCCAAAAGACGCAACAACAATAAAATCTAA